From Triticum urartu cultivar G1812 chromosome 2, Tu2.1, whole genome shotgun sequence, a single genomic window includes:
- the LOC125535232 gene encoding uncharacterized protein LOC125535232: MALATQPLRLRVGVGAAPVACRPPSASVRARGGGRRRTRSVAAAAAEGRAAVKGAAAVVREFYEGVNRRDLAAVAPLIAEGCVYEDLVFPRPMVGRDRVVGFFGEFMGSVSPDLRFVIDDISGEDPSAVGVTWHLEWKGRPFPFSRGCSFYRCEPHPQQPEQIQIVYGRDCVEPATKPGELALVVIRGVTWILERFPSLADKL; this comes from the exons ATGGCACTGGCGACGCAGCCGCTGCGGCTCCGCGTCGGCGTCGGAGCGGCCCCCGTGGCGTGCCGGCCTCCGAGCGCCAGCGTCCGGGCGCGCGGtggcgggaggaggaggacgcggtctgtggcggcagcggcggccgAGGGGAGGGCGGCGGTgaagggggcggcggcggtggtgcggGAGTTCTACGAGGGCGTGAACCGGCGCGACCTGGCGGCGGTGGCGCCGCTGATCGCGGAGGGGTGCGTGTACGAGGACCTGGTGTTCCCGCGGCCCATGGTGGGGCGGGACCGGGTGGTGGGCTTCTTCGGCGAGTTCATGGGCTCCGTCAGCCCCGACCTCCGCTTCGTCATCGACGACATCTCCGGCGAGGATCCCTCCGCCGTCGGCGTCACCTGGCACCTCG AGTGGAAGGGGCGGCCGTTCCCGTTCAGCAGGGGCTGCAGCTTCTACCGCTGCGAGCCCCACCCGCAGCAGCCGGAGCAGATCCAGATCGT GTATGGCCGGGACTGCGTGGAGCCGGCGACCAAACCCGGTGAACTGGCGCTG GTTGTCATCAGGGGAGTCACCTGGATTCTGGAGCGCTTCCCAAGCCTCGCCGACAAGCTCTGA
- the LOC125535230 gene encoding uncharacterized protein LOC125535230 produces the protein MEEEMRVAVVGAGVSGLAAAHELARAGGAARVTVYEAEESLGGHARTADVDGVHLDLGFMVFNRVTYPNMLEWFEELGVEMEISDMSLSVSTQLSGGGRCEWGSRNGLSGLLAQKSNALRPAFWHMIREILKFKEDALKYLEDHESNPDLDRHETLGQFIQTHGYSQLFQEAYLIPICASIWSCPLQGVLGFSAFFVLSFCRNHHLLQIFGRPQWLTVKGRSHTYVNKVREELESMGCQIKTSCQVKSVSNFEGGYKVLEVSGSEEVYDKIIFGAHAPDVLRMLGDEATHEELRILGAFQYVHSDIYLHRDDTLMPQNPSAWSAWNFLRTTSSGVSVTYWLNLLQNIESTGRPFLVTLNPPHVPDHVLLKWNTGHPVPSVAAAKASLELQQIQGNRGIWFCGAYQGYGFHEDGLKAGKSAAQGLLGQKSSLLLNPKQMVPSWTECGARLLVTRFLNQYVTIGNMTILEEGGTMFSFGEVDKKCLVKTVLRVHDPLFYWKVATEADLGMADAYINGYFSFVDKREGLLNLFLILIANRDAQKSSNSAASKRGWWTPMLLTAGIASAKYFLRHISRKNTVTQTRRNISQHYDLSNDFFSIFLDPSMTYSCAVFKVEDESLEVAQQRKVNLLIKKAKVERNHHVLEIGSGWGSLAMEVVKQTGCKYTGITLSEEQLKYAQKKVKEAGLEDRITFLLCDYRQIPGRCKYDRIISCEMIEGVGHEFMDDFFGCCESLLAPDGLFVLQFISIPEERYEEYRRSSDFIKEYIFPGGCLPSLARITSAMSAASRLCIEQVENIGYHYYSTLIRWRDNFMANKDAILALGFDDKFIRVWEYYFIYCAAGFKSRTLGTYQIVFSRPGNDKLACADNPYASLPAA, from the exons ATGGAGGAGGAGATGCGGGTGGCGGTGGTGGGCGCCGGCGTGAGCGGCCTGGCGGCGGCGCACGAGCTGGCCCGGGCCGGCGGGGCTGCGCGCGTGACGGTGTACGAGGCCGAGGAGAGCCTCGGCGGCCACGCCAGGACCGCCGACGTCGACGGCGTCCACCTCGACCTCGGCTTCATGGTCTTCAACCGG GTGACATACCCAAACATGCTGGAATGGTTTGAAGAGCTCGGTGTGGAGATGGAGATATCAGACATGTCGCTGTCAGTGAGCACGCAGCTCTCCGGTGGCGGCAGGTGCGAGTGGGGCAGCCGGAACGGCCTCTCGGGCCTCCTGGCGCAGAAGAGCAATGCCCTCCGCCCTGCCTTCTGGCACATGATCCGCGAGATACTCAAGTTCAAGGAGGATGCCCTCAAGTACCTTGAGGACCATGAGAGCAACCCTGACCTGGACCGGCACGAGACTCTGGGGCAGTTCATCCAGACGCATGGATACTCCCAGCTCTTCCAGGAGGCTTACCTGATACCAATCTGTGCGAGCATATGGTCATGCCCGTTGCAGGGGGTGCTTGGCTTCTCCGCTTTCTTTGTCCTCTCCTTCTGCCGCAACCATCACCTCCTTCAGATCTTCGGCCGCCCTCAGTGGCTCACCGTCAAAGGTCGCTCGCATACATATGTAAACAAG GTAAGGGAAGAACTGGAAAGCATGGGTTGCCAGATTAAGACCAGCTGCCAAGTCAAATCTGTTTCAAACTTTGAAGGAG GATACAAAGTCTTGGAGGTCAGTGGCTCGGAGGAGGTGTATGACAAGATCATTTTTGGTGCTCATGCACCGGATGTTCTGAGAATGCTAGGAGATGAAGCAACACACGAGGAGTTGAGAATTCTGGGTGCTTTCCAATATGTCCACAG TGACATATACCTCCACCGCGATGACACTTTGATGCCACAGAACCCGTCGGCGTGGAGCGCCTGGAACTTCTTGAGGACAACAAGCAGTGGCGTCTCTGTTACCTACTGGCTAAATCTCCTGCAG AACATCGAATCTACCGGCAGGCCTTTCCTGGTGACACTTAACCCGCCTCATGTCCCAGATCATGTCCTGCTCAAATGGAACACCGGTCATCCTGTTCCATCCGTTGCTGCTGCAAAGGCTTCTCTGGAGCTTCAACAGATCCAAGGAAACAGGGGAATATGGTTCTGTGGGGCATATCAAG GTTATGGCTTTCATGAAGACGGTCTTAAG GCTGGGAAGTCTGCAGCTCAAGGTTTGCTTGGACAGAAGAGTAGTCTTCTTCTGAACCCAAAACAGATGGTTCCGTCGTGGACGGAATGCGGGGCTCGTCTTCTGGTAACAAGGTTTCTCAACCAATATGTCACCATCGGTAACATGAC CATTCTTGAAGAAGGTGGCACTATGTTCAGTTTCGGTGAAGTCGACAAAAAATGTCTTGTCAAAACTGTCTTGCGAGTTCATGACCCTCTGTTCTACTGGAAG GTCGCAACCGAAGCGGATCTTGGTATGGCAGACGCATATATTAACGGTTATTTTTCGTTTGTTGATAAAAGAGAAGGGCTTCTGAATCTTTTCCTG ATTCTCattgcaaacagggatgctcagAAGAGTAGTAACAGTGCTGCCAGTAAAAG GGGCTGGTGGACACCAATGCTTTTAACAGCTGGGATCGCATCGGCAAAATATTTCCTCCGCCACATCTCAAGGAAGAATACTGTCACGCAAACTCGCCGAAACATCTCTCAGCATTATGATCTG AGTAATGATTTCTTCTCGATTTTCCTGGATCCATCGATGACTTACTCTTGTGCAGTATTCAAG GTGGAAGATGAAAGCTTAGAAGTAGCACAGCAACGTAAAGTTAATCTACTAATCAAGAAG GCTAAAGTGGAACGGAATCACCATGTTCTTGAAATTGGTAGCGGTTGGGGCAGCTTGGCGATGGAAGTGGTGAAGCAAACGGGATGCAAATACACAGGGATTACACTGTCTGAGGAGCAACTTAAGTATGCTCAAAAGAAAGTAAAGGAAGCTGGTTTGGAG GATCGCATAACTTTCCTGCTGTGTGACTACCGTCAAATACCAGGTCGGTGTAAGTACGACAGGATCATATCATG CGAGATGATTGAAGGGGTTGGTCATGAATTCATGGACGATTTCTTTGGCTGTTGCGAGTCTCTATTGGCTCCAGATGGCCTATTTGTCCTCCAG TTCATATCGATTCCAGAAGAACGGTATGAGGAATACAGGCGAAGTTCAGACTTCATAAAAGAATACATCTTTCCAGGGGGTTGCCTTCCTTCCTTAGCCCGGATCACGTCTGCCATGTCCGCCGCGTCCAGGCTCTG CATCGAGCAGGTTGAGAACATCGGGTACCATTACTACTCGACACTGATACGCTGGAGGGATAACTTCATGGCCAACAAAGA TGCGATTTTGGCTCTTGGATTTGATGACAAGTTTATCCGTGTATGGGAGTACTATTTCATATACTGTGCTGCCGGTTTCAAGTCACGGACGCTTGGAACTTACCAG ATTGTGTTTTCTCGACCTGGCAACGACAAGCTGGCCTGCGCCGACAACCCCTACGCAAGCCTTCCGGCAGCCTAG
- the LOC125535231 gene encoding indole-2-monooxygenase-like, with translation MLHPLHGLHELLLLLQARSPHAALGLVFVLLVCPLLVLLVVRRLATPSTAAATARAREELLGRLPSPPSRLPVIGHLHLVGSLPHISLRDLAAKHGRDGLMLLRLGAVPTLVVSSPSAAEAVLRTHDHVFASRPYSAVTEILFYGPTDAAFSPYGEHWRQVKKIATTHLLTNKKVRSYRYAREHEVRSVVAKIRDAASKCTVIDLTDLLNAFTNDIVCEAVSGRLFREQGHKKLFRELVEANSLLLGGFNLEDYFPVLVKMDIIKRIVCAKAQKVKKMWDNLLNNIIDEHASKSVPEHNSEDSDFTDVLLSIQEEYKLTRDHIKAQLEIIFEAGTDTSFIVLEYAMVQLMRKPHLMNKLQAEVRSTITKGKEIVTEDDLDSLAYLKAVIKETLRLHMPGPLLIPHLSMADCNIMGYTIPSGIRVIINSWALARDPNSWEHADEFMPERFMECGSAATMDYKGNDFQYLPFGAGRRICPGMNYATASIEIMLANLMYHFNWKLPVELMNEGGISMTEFFGMTVHRKEKLLLVPEVPQD, from the exons ATGCTTCATCCGTTGCATGGCCTCCATGAGCTGCTGCTCCTGCTGCAAGCGAGGTCTCCACATGCTGCTCTAGGACTGGTCTTTGTCCTGCTTGTCTGCCCTCTTCTCGTACTCCTGGTCGTGCGCCGCCTCGCGACGCCGTCGACGGCCGCGGCGACCGCGAGAGCCAGAGAAGAGCTACTGGGCAGGCTTCCCTCTCCTCCCAGTAGGCTCCCCGTCATCGGCCACCTGCACCTCGTCGGCTCCCTCCCGCACATCTCCCTCCGCGACCTCGCCGCCAAGCATGGCCGCGACGGCCTCATGCTCCTCCGCCTGGGCGCCGTCCCGACGCTCGTCGTCTCTTCGCCGAGCGCCGCGGAGGCCGTGCTGCGCACGCACGACCACGTCTTCGCGTCCCGGCCCTACTCCGCCGTCACCGAAATCCTCTTCTACGGCCCCACGGACGCCGCCTTCTCCCCCTACGGCGAGCACTGGCGGCAGGTCAAGAAGATCGCCACCACGCACCTTCTCACCAACAAGAAGGTCCGCTCCTACCGCTATGCCCGCGAGCACGAG GTGAGATCGGTTGTGGCCAAGATCCGCGATGCGGCCTCCAAATGCACCGTCATCGACCTGACTGACCTTCTCAATGCCTTCACCAACGACATTGTGTGCGAAGCTGTGTCCGGTAGGCTTTTCAGGGAACAAGGCCATAAAAAACTCTTCCGAGAGCTCGTCGAGGCCAACTCATTGCTCCTGGGTGGATTCAACCTAGAGGACTACTTCCCCGTGTTGGTGAAGATGGACATCATCAAGAGGATTGTTTGCGCCAAGGCCCAGAAGGTGAAGAAGATGTGGGACAACCTGCTCAATAATATCATCGATGAGCATGCAAGCAAGTCGGTGCCAGAACACAACAGCGAGGATAGTGACTTCACCGATGTGTTGCTTTCTATCCAAGAAGAGTACAAACTCACGAGAGACCATATTAAGGCTCAGTTAGAA ATCATATTCGAAGCTGGCACGGATACATCATTCATAGTGTTGGAATATGCGATGGTCCAGCTCATGCGAAAACCCCACCTCATGAACAAGCTACAAGCTGAGGTGAGGAGCACTATAACCAAGGGGAAAGAAATAGTTACCGAAGACGATCTGGATAGTTTGGCCTACCTAAAGGCAGTCATTAAAGAGACACTCCGGCTCCATATGCCTGGGCCACTCCTCATACCCCACCTCTCCATGGCCGACTGCAACATAATGGGCTACACAATACCATCAGGAATACGTGTCATCATCAACAGTTGGGCTCTTGCAAGGGACCCTAATAGTTGGGAGCATGCGGATGAGTTCATGCCTGAGCGGTTTATGGAATGTGGTAGCGCCGCAACTATGGACTATAAGGGAAATGACTTCCAATACTTGCCCTTTGGGGCTGGGCGAAGGATTTGCCCAGGCATGAACTATGCGACTGCGAGCATTGAAATCATGCTAGCGAATCTCATGTACCACTTCAACTGGAAGCTACCAGTAGAGTTGATGAACGAAGGTGGCATCAGTATGACTGAATTTTTTGGGATGACGGTGCACCGAAAGGAAAAGCTCCTCCTCGTTCCCGAAGTGCCACAAGATTAA